CCGGCCCCGCGGGCGGTGTTTTCCGCGAGGACGGTGATCGTGGGCATGGGGTTGAGCAGACGGCGACTGCGCTGCCGGGAGTGCCGTCCGGGAAACGGGGCTCAGTAGCCGCGACGCTGGAGCGACATGCTGAGCTCCTGCATGAACGCCTGGCTGTCCGCCGCGGTGGGGCGATAGCCCGGCTTGCTGATTTCGGTCAGCCCGGGACGGCCATACTGGTCGACGATCCACTTGCCGGTGACGCCATCGCTAAAGGTGACCGTGCCGCTCGCGAGCGCGCCCGGGAGCAGGGTGACCTTGTCGACCGTGACCTGGACGTTGCCCAGGCCCGGCTCGGGCGCGGCTTCCTCGAGGTCGGCGTCCTCCATGTCTTCCTCGGGCGGGAGTTCCTCGTCGGCCTCCTCCTTGCCCAGGCCCAGCTTCTCCTTCGCCTTGTCGAAGAAACCCTTCTTTTCCGTGGCGGGCGCGGGGCGGGCCTGCGCCTTGGTAACGTCGGTCGCGTCGACCTTGGGGGCGGCGTCCTTGATCTCGAGGTTGAGATCGTCGACCAGGAAGCGGACGTCGCGGTAGGTGAGGGAGAGCTTGAACTGGTCGGAAAGCTTCTTCTGCACGGCCGAGAGGTTGTCGCCGGCGGCGATCCAGTCGGCCACGGCCTTGGTCTGCTCAGGAGTGAGATTCATGGAGAGATGGGTGGCGCACATGGTTGGAAGATGTGCGCGCGACGCAAGCGTGCCGGATCAGGTGTGCGCGGAACGGATCACGGGGCCCGATGCGCGCCGGGCCGGGATAGGGACGCGCGGCCTCGTCGTGGCGGGCGCCGGGCCGTTACTTCGAAAGCTGAGCTTTCAGGAACTCGACGGTGCTCTTCATCGACGAGTCCTGCTCCATCATGTTGTCCACGGCCTTGCAGGCGTGGATCACGGTGCCGTGGTCGCGGCCACCGAAAGCGTCGCCAATCTCCTGCAGCGAGTGCTTCGTGAGCGTGCGCGTCAGGTACATCGCGATCTGGCGGGGGATGGCGATGTTGTTGGGCCGCCGCTTGCTGGTCATGTCGCTGTGGCGGATCTGGAAATGGTCGGCAACGCGCTTCTGGATCGTCTCGATCGTGAGGACGTTCTGCGCCTGCTCGAGGAGCACGTCGTGGAGGAGCCGTTCCGCGGTGGCGAGGTCGAGCGCGCGGTTGGTGAGCGAGGAGTAGCTCGCGACCTTGAGCAGCGCACCTTCGAGCCGGCGGATGTTCTTCGTGATGTTCTGCGCGATGAACGTGACGATGGGCTCGGGCAGCTGCTGGTTCAGCGACTGGGCCTTGGCGCGCAGGATGGCGAGGCGGGTCTCAAAATCCGGCGCCTGGATGTCAGCTGGCAGACCCCACTCGAAGCGGGAGACGAGGCGGGACTCGAGTTTCTGAATCTCGCTGGCGCGACGGTCGCTGGTGAGGACGATCTGCTTTCCGGATTCGAAGAGGTCGTTGAAGGTGTGGAAGAACTCCTCCTGGATGCGCTCCTTGCCGGCGAGGAACTGCACATCGTCGAGGAGCAGCACGTCGGCATGCCGGTAGCGCTGGCGGAAGCGGGTGAGGCTGTTCTCCTGCAGCGCCTGGATGAACTCGTTCGTGAACTTCTCAGTCGAGAGGTAGGCGACGCGGGCATCCGGATTGTTCCGCATGATGGCGTGGCCAATCGCATGCATCAGATGCGTTTTGCCGAGGCCGGTCTCGCCGTAGAGGAAGAGCGGGTTGTAGGCCTGCGCGGGCGCCTGGGCCACCGCCAGGGCGGCGGCGTGCGCCATCTGATTGTTGGCGCCGACGACGAACGTCTCGAACGTGTTGCGCGGATTGAGCGTACCGGTCGCCAGCCCACGGTCATCGTAGCGGGCGGAGCGGCGGGGCGTCGTGGTGCGGGCGCGGCCGTGCGTGGTCGCGGCGCTGGCTTCGGAGGCGAGCCGGTTCGTGGCGGATTCGCTGCCGTTGGAACGGCTGGAGGCGTCGGACTTGCGGAGAGTGACGTTGACCAGCCGGCCGGCGTTCAGCCGCAGCCGCTGCGTGATCAGGTCGAGGTAATTGTCGTGGATCCAGATCGCCGCAAAGTCATTCGGGACCCCGAGGGTCATGCCGTCCGCCGTGGTCTCCAGGCACACCACCGGCTCGAACCACATCTGGAAAACGTCTTCCGGGAAGAGCGACTTAAAGTCGCACTTGACGGTTTCCCAGAGGCTGGGAGCGAGGGCGGTTGTAGGCATGACGAGCGGACAAAAAGGCGGGTTTATTCACACTGCGCCTGGGACGGAGGTTTTCGGCAGGCCACTCGGTACTCCGCGCTTCCACTCTCACGCAACAGAAATTGGGTTCGGCCATCAGCGGGAACGCCCCCGAAAGGGCGATTCATAACTTACTGATGACTGGCTACTATCAGGCGTGCTGCGGAGGGGCTCAGCGGGCGGATCATCGAGGGCTTGGAAAAGAACCGAAGCAAAGCACAAAGACTTCTGAAGGGGGGCGGAGTAACGGGGAACCAAAAAGTCATTTCAAGGCGAACTTTCTGACAAGTTGTTCACATCGGTTCTGAGCATAAGTTTTTTCGTTTTTTGGTTGCCACGATTCTGGCCGTGGGGGCGGGGAATACCCATGCCTTGGCATCCGGGCATTTCCCGAGGGAAAGGTGGCGGGAAAACGGCTTGGGAAGCCGGGTGCGAGTCTGTCACGATTGGGTGACTTTCCCGGCGGGACGTGGCTTTTCGAATACGGCAGGGCGAGGGTTCAGGCGGACACCGGCGCCTCCGGCTCCGTCCATTTCCCGTGCTCCTTGATCAGGGCGATCAGGCGCTCGTCGGCCTCGGCCTGCGGGATGTTGTACTGCACGCATTCCTTGCCCACGTAGAGGTTGATCCGGCCGGGCGCGCCGCCCACGTAGCCGAAGTCGGCGTCGGCCATCTCCCCGGGGCCATTCACAATGCAGCCCATGATGGCGAGCTTCACGCCCTTGAGGTGACCGGTCTTCTCGCGGATGCGCTGCGTGGTCGACTGGAGATCGAAGAGCGTGCGGCCGCAGCTCGGGCAGGCGACGTATTCAGTCTTCGAAATGCGCGCCCCGGCGCCCTGGAGCACGTTATAGCTCAGCTTGGTAGCCCGGACCAGGTCAGCCTCCGTTTCGATGCTCACGAGGTCCCCGAGGCCGTCGCACAACAGCGCGCCGGTCAGGATGGATGACTCGAGGAGCTTGGAGAGAAACGTAGTCTCCGCCCGCACCGCGGTGCGCGTGGTATTGCGGATCCAAAGCGGCGCGTGCGAGCCGAGCGCGCGCAGCGCCTCCGCCAGCGCCCGGTATGCGCCCACCGCGTGGTTGGCGCCTCCAGAATCCGGATACTGTCCGCCGTCCCAGGTAAAGAGCAGGCGCGCCGGGTCCAAGGCCTGGAGCACGGGCGCCAAGGTCGGGACGGATGCAGCGCTTACCGCGCACGCGAGGACGCCGTCGGTGTCCCGGGCCACCTCCGCCCAGGTCCGGAGCGCGTCCGTCTCGCCGGCGCCGAAAGCGCGCAGGAGCACCGTGCGCGGGCGGAGCCCGGTGAGGGCCGGGCGCACCGCTGCGGGCTCCAGGCCGGGAGCGAGTTCGAGCACGAGGAAATGTCCGGCGGGAAGCGGGGTGACGCTGGCGCGCAGCCGCGCGAGATCGGCGGCGGTATCGATCGGCAGCAGCAGGCCTTCGGCGGGCGTGTCCTTCAGCGGGTTCCGACGGTCAGCCGGCGGCAGCGACGCCAGACCGGCGAGCGAGGTGCGGACGATGACGCGCGGCGGCTGGTCGCCGCCGGCGACCACCTGGTCGGCCAAGGGCAGCGGAGCCGTGGGGCGCCGGGCAAAGTGATACGGGTCGATGGCGTCAGTCCCGGGCGCCGCCATGCCTCCCTGCCAGAGCGACATGGCCTTGGCCGCGATCGCCTGTGCGACCGGGATCTCGTACACGCTGTCCTCGGTGAGCGAGACGCGGATCGTGTCGCCCAGGCCGTCAAGCAGGAGCGAGCCGATCCCGATGGCGCTCTTGATCCGGCCGTCTTCGCCGTCGCCCGCCTCGGTGACGCCGAGGTGGAGCGGGTAGTGCATGTTCTCCTGGGCCATGCGGGCGACGAGCAGGCGGTACGCCTGGATCATGACCTTGGGGTTCGAGGCCTTCATCGACAGGACGATCTGCCGGTAGTCGTGGGCCTCGGCGATGCGGAGAAATTCGAGCGCGCTCTCGACCATGCCCAGCGGGGAGTCGCCGTAGCGGTTCATGATGCGGTCGCTGAGCGAACCGTGGTTCGTGCCGATGCGCATGGCCCGGCCGAGTTCGCGGCAGCGGCGCACCAGCGGCGAAAACGCGTCATGCAACCGCTGCAGCTCGGACTCATATTCGGCATCCGAATACTCGCGGACGTTGAAGCGCTTCTTGTCGGCGTAGTTGCCGGGGTTGACGCGAATCTTCTCCACGTGCTCCACGGCTTCCATCGCCGCGCTCGGCAGAAAGTGGATGTCGGCCACGAGCGGGATGTGGCTGAAGCCGGCGGCGCTGAACTGCGCGCGGATGTCCCGGAGGCACTTGGCGGCGGCGATGTTGGGCGCGGTGACGCGGACGATCTCGCAGCCGACCTCGGCGAGCGCGATGGACTGCCGCACGGTCGCGGCGACGTCCTGGGTGTCGCTCGTGGTCATCGATTGGATGCGGATCGGGTTGGATCCGCCGACGCCGACGGCGCCAATTTTCACCTCGAGCGAGGGGCGGCGGACGGTCTGGAACCGGGACGGGCAGTAGGACATGGGAAGTGGCAGAGAAATGAAGCGGCAGTTCGGCCCATTGGCGAGCCCGTGACCGCGGCTGGCCCGGGCGATGCAGCGGCGCGCGCGCGGACGTCTGGCCCGCAGCGACATGCGAGTGTCGGGCGTCCTTTTTGACGCGCCGACGGGTGTCTACTTGGCGGGCGCCGGGGCCGGAGTGGGAGCTGGGGCCGACTCTGGAGCCGGCTTGGCGGGCGCCTCGGCGGCGCGCTCGGCCTTGGAGTCGCGCACGATGCGCGGGATATCCACGAAGAAGCTGATGTACCCGATCATCGCGAAGATCAGGACGAAGAAGACGCTCTGCGTGGCCATGACGAAGTTCGTCGGCAGCGCGCGGCCGCGGAGACGGGCGATGGTGGCAAACAGCATTTGGCCGCCGTCGAGCACCGGGATCGGCAGGAGATTGAGGATCGCGAGGTTCACGTTGACCAGGATTGTGAACCAGAGGGCGAATGGCAGGCCGGCCCGCGAGACGTCCACGAAGTTGCTGATGATGCCGATCGGGCCGCTCAGATGGGAAATACCGATGTCGGAACGGGGATTCACCAGCGCCCACAGCGTGCGGAACGTTTTCACCACGCAGTCGCCGACCTGGGCAAAAGGCGAGGGGTGCGTGTAGACGAAGTCGGTCTTGAGGGCGACGATGCCGACCTCCCCGCCGTCCTTGGGCCGGCTCATGGAGAGGGTGCGGGCCTCGCCACCGCGAAGGATGGAGAGCTCCAGCGGCTTGTCGCCGGGCGCGCGCAACGCGTCGACGAGCTGGGTGAGGGTCAGGACGGGTTTCTGGTCGATGGCAACGATGCGGTCGTCCAATTGCAGCCCGGACTGGGCGGCGGGGGTGCCGGGGGCGATGCGCCCGATGACGAGCTTGGCGACGGTGGTGAACCCGACCATGCGAACCTTCTCGTTGCCGCTGATGACGGGCTGGATGGGGAGATCGACCTGGCGGCCCTCACGTCGCACGGTGAACACCGTCTGGCGCTGGCCGTCGCTCCAGCCGCTGCTGAGCGCCAGGTGTTCGACGATGTCGTTGAACGTCTGCACCGGCGCGCCGTCGACGGCGAGAATGACGTCACCGGGCTTGAGACCCGCCTTTACCGCCGGGCTGACGACCTCCTGTTTGTCCGCGGTTTTGATCGTCGGCATGATCTCGGCGACCGTCGTCGACGAGAACCCGGTGGCGACGGGTTGGCCGATGTACCAGACGATGCAGGCAAGGGCGAAGGCGAACAGGATGTTGAACGTCGCGCCAGCGACGAAGACGATCATCTTGGTCGCGTAGTTCACCGGAGGCAGCGCATCGGCGGAGGTCTTGCTTTCGCCCTCGATGGCCCCGAGGTCCGCCAGTTGCGGAAGGAGCACGTAGCCGCCGAGCGGAATCCAGGAAATTCGGTACTCCACGCCGTCACGCCCGTGCCAGGACCAGATGGCCGGTCCGAAGCCGATGGAGAAGCGTTCGACGTGGGCGCCGCGCCGGCGGGCGGCGAGGAAGTGCCCCAGTTCATGCACAAAGATCGAGCCACCAAAGAGCAGCACGACCAGAAACATGACCCAAACGTTGGAGAAGATGGACTGCAGGAGGTCGGAGGACACGGGCGGCGAAGAGGTTAGGCGAGCCGGGACGTGGCAACACGCCGGGCTTCGGAGTCGGTGGCGAGGACAGCGGCGAGATCGCCGGGTTCAAAGTTGGTGATCGTGTCGAGAGTCTGCTCAACAACCCGCGGAATCGCAAGGTACGGGATCCGGTGCGCGAGGAAGGCGGCGACAGCAATTTCGTTGGCGGCGTTGAACACGGCGGGGGCGACGCCGCCGATCCGCATGCAGTGGCGCGCCAGCCGGAGCATGGGGAAACGCGTCTCGTCGACCGGTCGGAACTCGAGCCCGATCAGCCGTGAGAAGTCCAGGGGCGCTTCGACGCCGTTCACGCGCTCGGGGTGGAGGAGCGCATGTTGGATCGGGAACGTCATCGAGGGAGGACAGAGCTGCGCGAGCAGCGCGCCGTCGGTGAACTCGACCAGGGAGTGGACGATACTCTGCGGGTGCAGGACCGTGGTGCACTGGTCGCACTGCAGGCCGAACAACCATTGGGCCTCGATCAGTTCGAGCCCCTTGTTGGCCAGCGTGGCGGAGTCGACGGTCACCTTGGGCCCCATGGCCCAGTTGGGGTGCTTGAGGGCGTCGGCTGGCGTGACATGCGCGAGGCGCTCGGCCGGCCAGTCGCGGAATGCTCCGCCGCTGGCCGTGAGAATGATGCGACGGACGGCCTCGTGCCGGTGC
This genomic window from Opitutus sp. ER46 contains:
- the rseP gene encoding RIP metalloprotease RseP, producing the protein MSSDLLQSIFSNVWVMFLVVLLFGGSIFVHELGHFLAARRRGAHVERFSIGFGPAIWSWHGRDGVEYRISWIPLGGYVLLPQLADLGAIEGESKTSADALPPVNYATKMIVFVAGATFNILFAFALACIVWYIGQPVATGFSSTTVAEIMPTIKTADKQEVVSPAVKAGLKPGDVILAVDGAPVQTFNDIVEHLALSSGWSDGQRQTVFTVRREGRQVDLPIQPVISGNEKVRMVGFTTVAKLVIGRIAPGTPAAQSGLQLDDRIVAIDQKPVLTLTQLVDALRAPGDKPLELSILRGGEARTLSMSRPKDGGEVGIVALKTDFVYTHPSPFAQVGDCVVKTFRTLWALVNPRSDIGISHLSGPIGIISNFVDVSRAGLPFALWFTILVNVNLAILNLLPIPVLDGGQMLFATIARLRGRALPTNFVMATQSVFFVLIFAMIGYISFFVDIPRIVRDSKAERAAEAPAKPAPESAPAPTPAPAPAK
- the dnaA gene encoding chromosomal replication initiator protein DnaA, encoding MPTTALAPSLWETVKCDFKSLFPEDVFQMWFEPVVCLETTADGMTLGVPNDFAAIWIHDNYLDLITQRLRLNAGRLVNVTLRKSDASSRSNGSESATNRLASEASAATTHGRARTTTPRRSARYDDRGLATGTLNPRNTFETFVVGANNQMAHAAALAVAQAPAQAYNPLFLYGETGLGKTHLMHAIGHAIMRNNPDARVAYLSTEKFTNEFIQALQENSLTRFRQRYRHADVLLLDDVQFLAGKERIQEEFFHTFNDLFESGKQIVLTSDRRASEIQKLESRLVSRFEWGLPADIQAPDFETRLAILRAKAQSLNQQLPEPIVTFIAQNITKNIRRLEGALLKVASYSSLTNRALDLATAERLLHDVLLEQAQNVLTIETIQKRVADHFQIRHSDMTSKRRPNNIAIPRQIAMYLTRTLTKHSLQEIGDAFGGRDHGTVIHACKAVDNMMEQDSSMKSTVEFLKAQLSK
- the ispG gene encoding (E)-4-hydroxy-3-methylbut-2-enyl-diphosphate synthase; translated protein: MSYCPSRFQTVRRPSLEVKIGAVGVGGSNPIRIQSMTTSDTQDVAATVRQSIALAEVGCEIVRVTAPNIAAAKCLRDIRAQFSAAGFSHIPLVADIHFLPSAAMEAVEHVEKIRVNPGNYADKKRFNVREYSDAEYESELQRLHDAFSPLVRRCRELGRAMRIGTNHGSLSDRIMNRYGDSPLGMVESALEFLRIAEAHDYRQIVLSMKASNPKVMIQAYRLLVARMAQENMHYPLHLGVTEAGDGEDGRIKSAIGIGSLLLDGLGDTIRVSLTEDSVYEIPVAQAIAAKAMSLWQGGMAAPGTDAIDPYHFARRPTAPLPLADQVVAGGDQPPRVIVRTSLAGLASLPPADRRNPLKDTPAEGLLLPIDTAADLARLRASVTPLPAGHFLVLELAPGLEPAAVRPALTGLRPRTVLLRAFGAGETDALRTWAEVARDTDGVLACAVSAASVPTLAPVLQALDPARLLFTWDGGQYPDSGGANHAVGAYRALAEALRALGSHAPLWIRNTTRTAVRAETTFLSKLLESSILTGALLCDGLGDLVSIETEADLVRATKLSYNVLQGAGARISKTEYVACPSCGRTLFDLQSTTQRIREKTGHLKGVKLAIMGCIVNGPGEMADADFGYVGGAPGRINLYVGKECVQYNIPQAEADERLIALIKEHGKWTEPEAPVSA
- the dxr gene encoding 1-deoxy-D-xylulose-5-phosphate reductoisomerase, giving the protein MPASTSRPRKRVVLLGATGSIGENTLRVINAHRDKLELVGIAARANWGKLAAIAREHNVRHVGVFEDEAFRAARADASSFPPDTKIVGGLAGLVELSQLPEADIVLVAVVGTTGLEPALAALAAGKALALASKEILVLAGKFVMASARANHARLLPVDSEHNAVFQCLEGHRHEAVRRIILTASGGAFRDWPAERLAHVTPADALKHPNWAMGPKVTVDSATLANKGLELIEAQWLFGLQCDQCTTVLHPQSIVHSLVEFTDGALLAQLCPPSMTFPIQHALLHPERVNGVEAPLDFSRLIGLEFRPVDETRFPMLRLARHCMRIGGVAPAVFNAANEIAVAAFLAHRIPYLAIPRVVEQTLDTITNFEPGDLAAVLATDSEARRVATSRLA